Proteins found in one Microcella daejeonensis genomic segment:
- the rplT gene encoding 50S ribosomal protein L20: protein MARVKRAVNAHKKRRVILERAEGYRGQRSRLYRKAKEQVTHSLVYSYRDRRAKKGEFRRLWIQRINAASRQNGLTYNRLIQGLALAGVEVDRRMLADLAVNDAAAFSAIVAVAKAALPADTSAPKAAA from the coding sequence ATGGCTAGAGTCAAGCGGGCAGTCAACGCCCACAAGAAGCGTCGCGTCATCCTCGAGCGTGCAGAGGGCTACCGCGGTCAGCGGTCGCGCCTGTACCGCAAGGCCAAGGAGCAGGTCACCCACTCCCTCGTCTACTCGTACCGCGACCGTCGCGCGAAGAAGGGCGAGTTCCGTCGCCTCTGGATCCAGCGCATCAACGCCGCGTCGCGCCAGAACGGCCTGACCTACAACCGCCTCATCCAGGGTCTCGCCCTGGCCGGCGTCGAGGTCGACCGCCGCATGCTCGCCGACCTCGCCGTCAACGACGCCGCCGCGTTCAGCGCGATCGTCGCCGTGGCGAAGGCCGCTCTCCCCGCCGACACCTCGGCGCCGAAGGCCGCCGCGTAG
- the rpmI gene encoding 50S ribosomal protein L35: MPKQKTHSGAKKRFKLTGSGKVMKQGAGMRHNLEKKSSELTRRLNKEVVLAPADAKVIKKLIGKK, from the coding sequence ATGCCCAAGCAGAAGACCCACTCCGGTGCGAAGAAGCGTTTCAAGCTGACCGGCTCCGGCAAGGTCATGAAGCAGGGCGCCGGTATGCGCCACAACCTCGAGAAGAAGTCGAGCGAGCTCACTCGTCGTCTGAACAAGGAGGTCGTGCTGGCCCCCGCCGACGCCAAGGTCATCAAGAAGCTCATCGGCAAGAAGTAA